Proteins encoded together in one Lachnospiraceae bacterium JLR.KK008 window:
- the cls gene encoding cardiolipin synthase: MKIVKVDYYKDKGLSLLKKGQKGIIHAIFSRFGLILLLLILQILILFGIFRWFGQFLPHILGGTVLFTFVMVIYLLNSKLNPTAKITWLIVIMLLPVFGVLLFLYTQSEIGHRALKVYINRMITDTKECIPQSDDVIEHLTAENPGVAALAHYIHRSGCHPVFENTSATYFSLGEYKFDEMLRQLEMAEHFIFMEYFIVDEGLMWGRILEILVRKAAEGVDVRLMYDGTCEFALLPRDYPRRLKALGIQCKVFAPVAPFISTCYNYRDHRKILVIDGHTAFNGGVNLADEYINQKAKFGHWKDTAVMLKGDAVRSFTLMFLQMWGIGEREKEYTRFLAYQTPPIKASGGYVIPYGDCPLDDDKLGERVYMDMLNRSLSYVHIMTPYLILDGEMETALKFAAERGVEVVLLLPGIPDKAVPYALAKTHYLSLLESGVKIYEYTPGFVHAKVFVSDSREAVVGTINLDYRSLYHHFECATYLYQVDCISEIEADFQDTLTKCRQVTTKTVRNEKWHVKLTGRLMKAIAPLM, translated from the coding sequence ATGAAAATAGTGAAGGTAGATTATTATAAAGATAAGGGGCTCTCGCTCCTGAAAAAAGGACAAAAAGGAATCATCCATGCCATTTTCAGCCGTTTTGGTCTGATCCTGTTACTGCTGATCCTGCAGATATTGATTCTGTTTGGCATTTTTCGATGGTTCGGACAATTTTTGCCACATATTTTGGGCGGAACAGTTCTGTTTACCTTTGTTATGGTAATTTACCTCCTGAACAGTAAGCTCAATCCAACGGCAAAAATCACATGGCTGATCGTAATAATGCTTCTGCCAGTGTTTGGTGTTCTTCTGTTTTTGTATACACAGAGCGAAATCGGGCACAGAGCATTGAAAGTATACATCAATCGAATGATAACGGATACGAAAGAGTGTATTCCGCAATCCGATGATGTAATAGAACATCTGACTGCAGAAAATCCGGGAGTCGCAGCACTGGCACATTATATCCATCGAAGTGGCTGTCATCCGGTATTTGAAAATACTTCGGCAACCTATTTTTCTTTGGGAGAGTACAAATTTGATGAAATGCTGAGACAGTTGGAAATGGCAGAACATTTCATTTTTATGGAATATTTTATCGTCGATGAAGGACTCATGTGGGGCAGGATATTGGAAATTCTTGTCAGAAAGGCCGCGGAGGGTGTGGATGTCCGTCTGATGTATGACGGGACTTGTGAATTTGCCTTATTGCCGCGTGATTATCCCAGACGTCTGAAGGCTTTAGGGATTCAGTGCAAGGTTTTCGCCCCGGTAGCTCCATTTATTTCTACCTGTTATAATTATCGGGATCACAGAAAAATTTTAGTGATTGACGGTCATACGGCATTCAACGGCGGGGTCAATCTCGCCGACGAATATATTAACCAAAAAGCAAAATTCGGACATTGGAAAGACACAGCCGTCATGCTGAAAGGAGATGCTGTCAGAAGTTTCACGCTGATGTTTCTGCAAATGTGGGGGATCGGGGAACGTGAAAAAGAGTATACCCGTTTTTTAGCATATCAGACGCCTCCCATAAAAGCCTCCGGAGGATATGTCATCCCTTATGGAGATTGTCCTTTGGATGATGATAAACTCGGAGAGCGGGTCTACATGGATATGCTGAACAGATCTCTGTCTTACGTACATATCATGACCCCTTATCTGATCTTAGACGGTGAAATGGAAACCGCTCTCAAATTTGCTGCTGAAAGAGGTGTGGAAGTTGTGTTGCTGTTGCCAGGCATTCCTGATAAGGCGGTGCCATATGCTTTGGCTAAAACACATTACTTGTCATTACTGGAGTCTGGCGTAAAAATATATGAATATACACCAGGATTTGTTCATGCCAAAGTATTTGTCAGTGATTCAAGGGAAGCGGTCGTTGGGACGATCAATCTGGACTACCGCAGCCTTTATCACCATTTTGAATGCGCCACTTATCTATACCAAGTGGACTGTATTTCAGAGATTGAAGCGGATTTTCAGGATACGCTTACAAAATGCAGACAGGTTACGACGAAAACTGTCCGCAACGAAAAATGGCATGTTAAATTGACCGGCCGTCTGATGAAAGCAATCGCTCCGCTGATGTAA
- a CDS encoding MerR family DNA-binding transcriptional regulator yields the protein MDGNNKLLTIGQFASLHGINKKTLMWYDEIGLFMPAFIDPANGYRRYSYYQSPVLETILLLRELDVPVTEIKNFMKDRSAENLKYLLEQKIESLSSQIIHLQAVRKTLYNHCHDMDTLLSIDLSEISIIEKEECCLVTVGIDRDISFERKVELITAETVRYQLGRLHDANYGSMIPVASLWNGDFDNYTRLFMEIPFLGQKKGLHIQPGGKYLRAFHKGSWDEIPLRYQEILDYVRRQGLTLSGYSYEKGINEIVIDRIEDYIIQIEIPILE from the coding sequence ATGGATGGGAACAACAAACTATTGACGATCGGTCAATTCGCATCGTTACATGGAATCAATAAAAAAACATTGATGTGGTATGATGAAATTGGCTTATTTATGCCTGCTTTTATCGATCCGGCCAATGGGTATCGACGATATAGTTATTATCAGAGCCCTGTTCTGGAGACGATCTTACTGCTCCGGGAGCTGGATGTGCCTGTCACTGAAATAAAAAATTTTATGAAAGATCGCTCAGCCGAAAATCTGAAGTATCTTTTGGAACAAAAAATTGAGAGTCTGAGTTCACAAATCATTCACCTGCAAGCAGTCAGAAAGACTTTATATAATCACTGTCATGATATGGACACTCTGTTATCGATAGATTTGTCTGAGATCAGTATTATAGAAAAAGAAGAATGCTGTCTTGTGACAGTAGGAATTGACAGAGATATTTCTTTTGAAAGAAAAGTGGAACTGATCACTGCGGAAACAGTCAGATACCAGCTTGGCCGTCTGCATGACGCCAATTATGGCTCAATGATTCCGGTTGCCAGTCTGTGGAACGGTGATTTTGATAATTATACCAGACTGTTTATGGAGATTCCCTTTCTTGGACAGAAAAAGGGGTTACACATACAGCCCGGCGGAAAATATTTGCGGGCGTTCCATAAAGGAAGTTGGGACGAAATCCCCTTGCGCTATCAGGAGATTTTAGATTATGTACGCAGACAGGGATTGACGCTGTCCGGTTATTCCTATGAAAAAGGCATCAATGAAATTGTCATCGACCGGATTGAGGATTATATTATTCAGATCGAAATCCCTATACTGGAATAA
- a CDS encoding MATE family efflux transporter codes for MECRDVYLKPITVKNILKFAIPTIAMTVFMSFYTMVDGLFVSNLIGTDALSAINLTAPVIQLVTAISTMLATGGSAVIMKKMGKQKSEEANEDFTFLIIVNVLIGIIMCMLGYLTMDHIFNSMNLSENVREHCINYLSRYLLFTVPVLLMNNFTLYMIASGKATLSFICSLTGGILNIILDYMLIAWFNMGISGAAIATGIGYSVTAVVGLIVFNQRSNLLHFNRPAFRFKVLLNASANGCSEMATALVTEIITMMFNWTMLHYIGEDGIAAVTIIMYVLMFASSLYTGYSYGVAPMISYYYGECSREKLKKLTKISLIVILLISVITMTVSFILTKPLVSVFARPDNPVYDLAVTGNRICTLALLFIGFNIFASGMFTALSNGMVSAVLAFSRSFVLMLLMMIVLPLVLGVNGIWLATPSAELMALCLSAFLFLKYRKRYGY; via the coding sequence ATGGAATGTAGAGATGTTTATTTAAAACCCATAACAGTAAAAAATATTTTAAAATTTGCGATACCAACCATTGCTATGACGGTATTTATGTCTTTTTATACGATGGTTGACGGGTTGTTTGTGTCTAACCTGATCGGTACCGATGCGCTATCCGCAATTAATTTGACAGCCCCTGTCATTCAGCTCGTAACTGCCATATCTACTATGCTTGCCACTGGGGGAAGTGCAGTCATCATGAAGAAAATGGGAAAGCAGAAAAGCGAAGAGGCAAATGAAGATTTCACTTTTTTGATTATTGTGAATGTATTGATCGGAATTATCATGTGCATGCTCGGTTACCTGACAATGGACCATATATTCAACAGCATGAACCTTTCCGAAAATGTAAGAGAACACTGTATCAATTATTTAAGTCGTTATCTGCTTTTTACGGTGCCTGTTCTATTGATGAATAACTTTACTCTCTATATGATAGCCAGCGGAAAAGCAACGCTTTCGTTTATCTGCTCATTGACAGGTGGAATTTTGAACATCATCCTTGATTATATGTTGATTGCATGGTTTAACATGGGAATCAGCGGGGCAGCAATCGCAACTGGTATCGGATACTCTGTGACGGCAGTAGTCGGTCTGATTGTTTTCAATCAGAGAAGCAATCTGCTGCATTTTAATCGGCCTGCCTTTCGGTTCAAAGTTCTTCTAAATGCTTCCGCAAACGGCTGCTCTGAGATGGCAACCGCGCTTGTCACCGAAATCATTACCATGATGTTCAACTGGACAATGCTCCATTATATTGGAGAAGATGGGATAGCGGCAGTCACGATCATCATGTATGTACTAATGTTTGCAAGTTCTTTGTATACAGGTTATTCTTATGGAGTAGCACCGATGATTAGTTATTATTATGGAGAATGTAGCAGGGAAAAGCTGAAAAAACTGACAAAGATCAGTCTGATAGTGATTTTATTAATCTCTGTAATCACAATGACAGTATCCTTTATACTGACAAAGCCATTGGTATCGGTTTTTGCCCGTCCGGACAACCCGGTATATGATCTGGCAGTTACGGGGAACAGAATATGCACTTTAGCATTGCTTTTTATAGGTTTTAACATTTTCGCCAGTGGAATGTTTACCGCACTGTCCAATGGTATGGTCTCAGCTGTACTCGCTTTTTCAAGATCCTTTGTGCTTATGCTGCTCATGATGATCGTACTTCCTCTGGTCCTGGGTGTAAATGGTATATGGCTGGCGACGCCATCCGCAGAACTTATGGCACTTTGCCTGTCGGCATTCCTGTTTCTGAAATACCGGAAAAGATATGGGTACTGA
- a CDS encoding transglutaminase domain-containing protein, with product MLDSLPLYPDAATGRPELDAMLDEIFAQIITPDMDTHDKLKACYDYLIFNVKDGRYEEVPDASFEYEIEVGPDAMQIYNTAYVTLLTKDGLCDNFSGTFAVMAWKLGLPMYVVGGATSKSGGGYTPHAWCQMDGPDGTVYVFDPHIDYLTTLRGNGTLSNVRFGPIQVQVSGKYTKIHILFDYM from the coding sequence ATGCTGGATTCCCTTCCGCTTTACCCGGATGCAGCAACAGGCAGGCCGGAACTGGATGCTATGCTGGACGAAATTTTTGCGCAGATCATAACGCCGGATATGGATACCCATGACAAGCTGAAGGCCTGCTATGATTATCTGATTTTCAATGTCAAAGACGGAAGATATGAAGAGGTGCCGGATGCATCATTTGAGTATGAGATAGAGGTTGGTCCGGATGCGATGCAAATCTATAACACCGCCTATGTGACGCTGCTTACGAAGGATGGCTTATGCGATAATTTCAGCGGAACGTTTGCCGTAATGGCGTGGAAGCTCGGTTTGCCGATGTATGTTGTGGGCGGCGCCACATCGAAAAGCGGAGGCGGCTACACGCCGCATGCCTGGTGCCAGATGGACGGTCCTGATGGCACAGTTTATGTATTTGATCCGCACATCGATTATCTGACCACACTGCGTGGAAACGGTACGCTGAGTAATGTGCGTTTCGGCCCGATACAGGTACAGGTTTCGGGAAAATATACAAAGATACATATTTTATTTGATTATATGTAA
- a CDS encoding phosphoribosylaminoimidazolecarboxamide formyltransferase — MNELELKYGCNPNQKPSRIFMQNGSDLPIQVLSGKPGYINFLDAFNGWQLVKELKEATGLPAAASFKHVSPAGAAVGLPLTDTLAKIYWVDDLGELSPLASAYARARGADRMSSFGDFISLSDPCDVSTAKIIKREVSDGVIAPGYEPEALEILRGKKNGNYNVIAIDPAYLPVPVERKEVFGITFEQGRNELKIDRNCLSNIVTDNKTIPEQAQIDLVIALITLKYTQSNSVCYAKGGQAIGIGAGQQSRVHCTRLAGQKADNWLLRQCPKVLELPFVDGIKRADRDNAIDNYIGSEYMDVLAEGAWQRVFKQKPELFTETEKRAWLDQMDDVVLGSDAFFPFSDNIERAKKSGVKYIAQPGGSVRDDAVIECCNQYNMAMAFTGIRLFHH, encoded by the coding sequence ATGAATGAACTGGAATTAAAATATGGCTGCAATCCCAATCAGAAGCCTTCCCGCATCTTTATGCAGAACGGCTCTGATCTGCCGATCCAGGTTTTATCCGGAAAACCGGGATATATTAACTTTCTGGACGCCTTTAACGGCTGGCAGCTTGTGAAAGAACTGAAGGAGGCGACGGGCCTGCCCGCGGCCGCTTCTTTTAAGCATGTATCTCCGGCGGGAGCGGCTGTGGGACTGCCGCTTACGGATACCCTGGCGAAAATTTACTGGGTAGACGATCTGGGAGAGTTATCTCCGCTGGCCAGTGCCTATGCCAGAGCGCGCGGCGCAGACAGAATGTCTTCATTTGGCGATTTTATCAGTCTGTCTGATCCCTGTGATGTGTCTACGGCGAAGATTATCAAGCGGGAAGTCTCCGACGGCGTCATCGCACCCGGATATGAACCGGAGGCGCTGGAAATATTAAGAGGCAAGAAAAATGGAAATTATAACGTGATTGCGATCGATCCGGCATACTTGCCGGTGCCCGTGGAACGCAAAGAGGTATTTGGCATTACCTTTGAACAGGGACGGAATGAACTGAAGATAGACAGGAATTGTCTTTCCAATATTGTGACGGACAATAAAACAATTCCGGAACAGGCGCAGATCGACCTGGTTATCGCTCTGATCACGTTAAAATACACGCAGTCTAATTCTGTGTGCTATGCAAAAGGCGGACAGGCAATCGGCATCGGGGCCGGACAGCAGTCCCGTGTGCACTGTACGCGTCTGGCCGGACAAAAAGCGGATAACTGGCTGCTTCGCCAGTGTCCCAAAGTGCTTGAACTGCCTTTTGTGGACGGTATCAAACGGGCCGACCGGGATAACGCCATTGACAATTATATTGGCAGCGAGTATATGGATGTGCTCGCGGAGGGAGCATGGCAGCGCGTATTTAAACAAAAGCCGGAATTGTTTACAGAGACGGAAAAACGTGCATGGCTCGATCAGATGGATGATGTGGTCCTTGGCTCGGATGCCTTTTTCCCGTTCAGCGACAATATCGAGCGGGCGAAAAAAAGCGGTGTCAAATATATCGCACAGCCCGGAGGTTCCGTCCGTGACGATGCTGTGATCGAATGCTGTAATCAATACAATATGGCGATGGCGTTCACAGGTATCCGGCTGTTTCATCACTGA